In Kryptolebias marmoratus isolate JLee-2015 unplaced genomic scaffold, ASM164957v2 Scaffold24, whole genome shotgun sequence, one genomic interval encodes:
- the LOC108250578 gene encoding storkhead-box protein 2 produces MESFLQIAPHSLAIVLARVGAGEAAGAAAVSESDDLPRHHTGYEIFADFKAENSQQHMWNQRITEAVSETFFLGWIDEHVLLIQGKEDHLEVLREGWMRRSLNPPRGFTIKYLGDVSPISMSPISQSQFIPLGDVLLLAISAINSAHKPVTQEALMEHLQTCFPGVPMPTEETVQHTLSMLVHERKIYPTSDGYFIVTPQTYFITPSLIRTSSKWYHLDERSADRHQHQKQQQHQQTQCTSPLSGTITLSTSGGLRDRTHPKSTQNHCAVGDDCFYISSYRADDPPSHHTTLQRRSPKDHREVFSSQHSSQTPPQQAGGTTEKSRSTLGFSFKADTLTKHRGGVIGGGGTADVEKQAVGSGTGGRKFGLKLFRLSFKKDKTKQLATFSAQFPPEEWPLHDEEEPCHLPRHVEMEIIRRINPDLTVENLARHTAVMKRLEEERAQRSKASSANQSSRSRRSGGKHRKQSQPKPSRSQSKSRAFCFEPSDGSHLEQADRDFRGYSSSLVRLPREQALAMERQRARLHIAHSIPNILDFSHLLVTPEWDVSGELAKRRMEMPFPEPSHGPSVHHSKVHRSQSHTQERKSRNERSSKAKERSRSMDNSKGPMDPGLIKPLDYYEDHTRYYTDDSTQRVNQSSSHYPLATPLTSKGPADSLGLDSGRNFEKNTSKDSLPSYSPKPLLASNPTDDYFPCSGNSEVTLTKANTLGTLGKTSHEGLKPSITDRQTDRHIAHSVENKEDLPKVGPKGSSLPLIPLSIPDPSISNGQLPNSTSTGREKHKEIFNKDTLFKPPPSLCLSGCSSLRKPTGLASITLSSSCDALDSHKGFDAPKPLVATPSAPTQGIEPTSSAAVASFDYYNVSDDDELEDGGAKSREGEEKTKGNVPGLERRDAGTMQWLLEREKARDLHRRFERTLTFSGAKENHPEPHQTQQSAHSGRLDSMDSSSVTVDSGFNSPRTRESLASNTSSIVERNRRQNLALSPGHLGITSGSGPPFSFHTISEPTSTQPEKIQKPNTCLASITSV; encoded by the exons ATGGAGTCTTTCCTGCAGATAGCTCCGCATTCTTTGGCTATAGTGCTGGCCAGGGTCGGAGCTGGGGAGGCGGCAGGTGCGGCTGCTGTGTCGGAGAGCGACGACCTGCCCAGACATCACACCGGCTATGAGATTTTTGCCGATTTCAAAGCAGAGAACTCCCAGCAGCACATGTGGAACCAGCGGATTACTGAAGCCGTGTCTGAGACTTTCTTCCTGGGGTGGATAGATGAGCACGTGCTTCTGATCCAGGGGAAGGAGGACCATCTGGAGGTGCTGAGGGAGGGATGGATGCGGAGGTCCCTCAACCCACCGCGGGGGTTCACCATCAAATACCTGG gtGATGTATCCCCTATCAGCATGTCACCCATCAGCCAATCACAATTTATCCCTTTGggagatgttttgctgttgGCAATCTCTGCTATCAACTCTGCCCATAAGCCTGTCACTCAGGAAGCCCTGATGGAACACCTGCAGACATGTTTTCCAG GTGTACCCATGCCAACAGAGGAGACTGTGCAACACACACTTAGCATGCTGGTCCATGAGCGTAAGATCTACCCAACTTCTGATGGATATTTCATTGTTACACCTCAGACCTATTTCATCACTCCAAGTTTAATCCGAACTAGCTCAAAGTGGTACCACTTAGACGAGCGATCTGCTGACCGACACCAGCAtcagaaacaacagcagcatcAGCAAACTCAGTGCACCTCCCCTCTTTCTGGCACCATAACCCTATCCACTTCAGGGGGGCTGCGAGATCGAACACACCCAAAGTCCACCCAAAACCACTGTGCAGTGGGTGATGATTGCTTTTACATCAGCAGTTATCGTGCAGATGACCCACCTAGCCACCACACTACTCTGCAGCGTCGATCTCCTAAAGACCACAGGGAGGTGTTCTCATCCCAACACTCCTCGCAAACACCACCTCAGCAAGCAGGAGGTACCACAGAAAAGAGTCGCAGCACCCTTGGATTCTCATTTAAGGCGGACACACTCACCAAGCACCGAGGAGGGGTCATTGGGGGAGGAGGAACCGCAGACGTGGAGAAACAAGCAGTTGGAAGTGGTACAGGAGGGCGGAAGTTTGGTTTGAAGTTGTTTCGTTTGAGTTTTAAGAAGGATAAGACGAAGCAGTTGGCTACCTTCTCTGCACAGTTTCCCCCTGAGGAGTGGCCACTCCATGACGAAGAAGAGCCTTGCCACCTGCCGCGACATGTAGAAATGGAGATTATTCGTAGAATTAACCCTGACCTTACCGTGGAAAACCTTGCCCGGCATACAGCAGTCATGAAGCGACTTGAAGAAGAGCGGGCTCAGAGGAGCAAAGCCTCATCAGCTAATCAGAGCTCCAGGAGTAGAAGAAGTGGGGGTAAGCACAGAAAGCAATCTCAACCCAAACCTAGCCGCTCACAAAGCAAGTCAAGGGCATTCTGCTTTGAGCCAAGTGATGGTTCTCACTTGGAGCAAGCTGACAGAGACTTCAGAGGTTACTCGTCTTCACTGGTTCGATTACCAAGAGAACAAGCCCTGGCCATGGAGCGGCAAAGAGCTCGGCTTCATATTGCACACAGCATTCCCAACATTCTTGACTTCTCTCATCTGCTTGTCACACCAGAGTGGGATGTATCTGGAGAGCTTGCTAAGCGGCGTATGGAAATGCCTTTTCCTGAGCCAAGCCATGGTCCATCAGTCCATCATTCTAAAGTCCACCGCTCACAATCTCACACCCAGGAGAGGAAGTCTAGAAATGAACGCAGTAGCAAGGCTAAGGAACGTTCTAGATCTATGGACAACTCCAAAGGACCAATGGATCCTGGATTGATTAAACCACTTGACTATTATGAGGATCATACTCGTTACTACACTGATGACAGCACTCAGCGAGTTAATCAGAGCTCCTCTCACTACCCTCTTGCAACCCCCCTTACATCTAAGGGGCCAGCAGATTCTCTTGGTTTAGATAGTGGCAGGAACTTTGAAAAGAATACGAGCAAGGATAGCTTGCCATCCTACTCACCTAAGCCATTGCTCGCTTCCAACCCTACAGATGATTATTTCCCGTGCTCTGGTAATTCTGAGGTTACTCTCACAAAAGCAAACACACTGGGTACTCTTGGTAAAACCAGCCATGAAGGATTGAAACCAAGCATTACTGAcaggcaaacagacagacatatagCCCATTCAGTAGAAAATAAGGAGGACCTGCCAAAGGTGGGACCTAAAGGGAGCAGCCTGCCTCTAATACCCCTCTCCATACCTGACCCTTCCATTTCTAATGGACAACTTCCTAACAGTACTTCAACTGGCCGGGAGAAACACAAGGAGATATTTAATAAAGATACACTTTTCAAACCTCCTCCCAGCCTCTGTTTATCTGGCTGTAGCTCCTTGAGAAAACCCACAGGTCTTGCCTCAATTACTCTGTCATCATCCTGTGATGCTCTTGACTCCCACAAAGGCTTTGATGCTCCCAAACCACTGGTGGCAACGCCATCTGCTCCTACCCAGGGGATTGAGCCTACATCCAGTGCTGCAGTGGCCTCTTTTGACTACTACAATGTCTCAGATGATGATGAACTGGAGGATGGGGGTGCAAAAAGTAgagaaggggaagaaaaaactaaaggaaatgTTCCTGGGTTGGAAAGACGTGACGCAGGGACTATGCAGTGGCTGTTAGAGAGAGAGAAGGCAAGGGATCTGCATAGGAGGTTTGAAAGAACCCTTACATTCTCTGGTGCTAAAGAAAATCATCCTGAGCCACATCAGACCCAGCAGTCAGCACATTCTGGTAGGCTAGACAGTATGGACTCCAGTTCGGTCACAGTTGACAGTGGATTCAATTCACCACG AACAAGAGAGAGTTTAGCATCAAACACGTCTTCAATTGTAGAACGGAACCGACGTCAAAACTTGGCACTGAGCCCAGGCCATCTCGGCATCACCAGTGGAAGCGggcctcctttttctttccatacCATTTCGGAACCTACCAGCACCCAACCAGAGAAAATCCAAAAGCCTAATACTTGCCTTGCATCAATTACAAGTGTCTAG
- the LOC108228420 gene encoding serine protease inhibitor Kazal-type 2-like, with protein MKCTVLHFSFLLLFVCVFSQKDYIIPDSHEAMIPSGAEQGGLDSNTEPECKRYEGAVCTKEYDPVCGSDGKTYGTECVLCQKNRHVTHTYLHEQ; from the exons ATGAAGTGTACTGTGctgcacttttcttttctgctcctCTTTGTCTGTG tcttTTCTCAGAAAGATTACATAATTCCAGACAGTCATGAAGCAATGATACCTTCAGGAGCAGAACAAGGAGGTCTGGATAGCAACACAGAG CCTGAATGTAAGCGCTATGAAGGGGCAGTCTGCACCAAGGAGTATGATCCAGTTTGTGGGAGTGATGGAAAAACTTACGGAACAGAATGTGTCCTCTGCCAGAAAAACAGGCATGTTACACACACCTATTTACACGAGCAATGA